In Leptospiraceae bacterium, one DNA window encodes the following:
- a CDS encoding TrkA family potassium uptake protein: MKKKRIAVIGLGDFGKHLVQYLFLEGHEVVAIDKNEEVIHEIRNDSTNAICLDSTEEDALKSQGLDEMDFVVLAVADDFETLIITADILKRIGVREIHARYQTDLHIRILKMLGITNIFNPEENAAKNMGEQFGYSNIKGNTIISDEYRISDIIVPDFFVGKTVEEVGLKENYGLLLVTIKRYRVNSQAKRKSDDMILEVLGIPLATTPFRSKDIISVFGKHEDVEYFLENIR; this comes from the coding sequence ATGAAAAAAAAGAGAATTGCTGTAATCGGTCTTGGAGATTTTGGAAAACACTTAGTTCAATATTTATTTTTAGAAGGTCATGAAGTAGTCGCTATAGATAAAAATGAAGAGGTCATCCACGAGATTCGCAACGATAGCACCAACGCAATTTGTCTTGACTCTACAGAAGAAGATGCTCTTAAATCTCAAGGACTCGATGAGATGGATTTTGTTGTGTTGGCTGTTGCTGACGATTTTGAAACACTGATAATCACCGCAGATATTTTGAAAAGAATTGGAGTCAGAGAAATCCATGCAAGGTATCAGACTGATTTGCATATAAGAATTCTGAAAATGCTTGGAATTACAAATATTTTTAATCCGGAAGAAAATGCTGCAAAAAATATGGGAGAACAGTTTGGCTATTCCAATATAAAAGGGAATACTATTATTTCAGATGAGTATCGAATTTCAGATATTATTGTGCCAGACTTTTTTGTAGGAAAGACGGTTGAGGAAGTCGGATTAAAGGAAAACTATGGACTACTTTTGGTTACAATAAAAAGATACAGGGTCAATTCTCAGGCAAAAAGAAAAAGTGACGATATGATTCTGGAAGTTCTTGGAATTCCTTTGGCTACTACCCCATTTCGTTCCAAAGATATTATTTCTGTGTTTGGAAAACATGAGGATGTAGAATATTTCTTGGAAAATATTCGATAA
- a CDS encoding DUF2157 domain-containing protein — protein sequence MNFENKKSDSDWLKGLVRDRFLDSSNFNKSEKLVGLHPSSKEWALAINYYLLSLGSSLFIVGVVFFFAYNWKDLHKFLKLGIIQFLFLIFVSFSVWKGLENTIGKVFLFLASVCIGIYFAVLGQVYQTGADSYELFLLWTCLVTVFAFLGKDENLLFFWVLLINITMVLFWNERALSLGGKSTIQLVELLFILNVISFCFWEYTFFNHKFLIRKRWQSIVFALVSVACISIAVLIYLMGEHDILGKSLYFYYKVVPWSYILFLLIFLYYVIFIVYDLFLTAASFLSLIIITISVIIRFFKLDSKDFLVLSLLVIVEGTVFVMLLKKISLIPKSRRSS from the coding sequence ATGAATTTTGAAAATAAAAAATCTGACTCTGATTGGTTGAAAGGCTTAGTTCGAGACAGATTTTTAGATTCGAGCAATTTTAATAAATCAGAAAAATTAGTAGGGTTACATCCTTCTTCAAAGGAGTGGGCGTTAGCGATAAACTACTATTTATTATCCCTAGGGTCTTCTCTATTTATAGTAGGCGTAGTTTTCTTTTTTGCATACAATTGGAAAGACTTACACAAATTCTTGAAACTTGGAATTATTCAATTTCTTTTTCTTATATTTGTTTCATTTAGTGTTTGGAAAGGTTTAGAAAATACCATTGGAAAAGTTTTTCTTTTTTTGGCATCGGTTTGTATCGGTATATATTTTGCTGTATTGGGTCAGGTCTATCAAACCGGGGCAGATTCCTATGAACTATTTTTACTATGGACTTGTTTGGTTACTGTATTTGCATTTTTAGGAAAGGACGAGAACTTACTTTTTTTTTGGGTACTACTTATCAATATAACCATGGTATTATTTTGGAATGAAAGAGCTTTATCTTTAGGCGGTAAATCTACTATTCAATTAGTCGAATTGTTGTTCATTCTAAATGTTATTTCTTTTTGTTTTTGGGAATATACTTTTTTTAATCATAAATTTTTGATTAGGAAAAGATGGCAGTCGATTGTATTTGCACTTGTATCGGTTGCTTGTATTTCTATTGCAGTTTTGATTTATCTAATGGGGGAACATGACATCCTAGGAAAATCGCTATATTTTTATTACAAAGTAGTTCCTTGGTCTTACATCTTATTTTTACTCATATTCTTGTATTATGTGATTTTTATTGTTTATGATTTGTTTCTTACTGCTGCAAGTTTCTTAAGTTTGATAATAATTACTATCTCTGTTATTATAAGATTCTTTAAACTTGACTCAAAAGATTTTTTAGTGTTGAGTTTACTTGTTATAGTTGAGGGAACTGTCTTTGTAATGTTGTTAAAAAAAATCTCACTCATTCCAAAATCGAGAAGATCATCATGA
- a CDS encoding A/G-specific adenine glycosylase: protein MSKLEFTDKKKSLLEDSKKKLLLWFLKNKRNLPFRKNRNPYTVWVSEVMLQQTRMNTIFPLYQNFINRFPNIKILSETTEEEVLSFWKGLGYYSRALNLKKGAKYVIDHFSGEIPSELEKLIQIPGIGAYTARAISSIAFHKPYAVLDGNVKRVISRLFLFEEIVGTAKSEKKLQGFADEFLNTKFPGDHNEAMMELGSSICNKVPNCEICPLSSVCIARKYFKEKKIPIFQNKRKKIPIELHFLLLKKNEKALMVKYRNRRFFKTIFTPPFVIIGEKLPAEYRNEKWIEEIFLSKKRIEYPSFRSHSITHHNIKLKVSKIEYDMGYDNDCEVKWCKLNQLEQNFHSSIASKLMKIISD, encoded by the coding sequence TTGTCAAAACTCGAATTCACAGATAAAAAAAAATCATTATTGGAAGATTCAAAAAAAAAACTTCTGCTATGGTTTTTGAAAAATAAAAGAAATCTACCATTTAGAAAAAATAGAAATCCTTACACTGTTTGGGTGAGTGAGGTCATGCTTCAACAAACGAGAATGAATACTATTTTTCCCCTCTATCAGAATTTTATAAATCGATTTCCAAATATTAAAATTTTATCGGAGACGACCGAAGAAGAAGTCCTTTCGTTTTGGAAAGGACTTGGATATTACTCCAGAGCGCTAAATTTAAAGAAAGGGGCAAAGTATGTGATAGATCACTTCAGTGGAGAGATTCCATCAGAATTAGAAAAATTGATCCAAATACCCGGCATCGGAGCTTATACTGCAAGAGCTATATCATCTATCGCTTTTCATAAGCCTTATGCAGTTCTTGACGGAAATGTGAAAAGAGTAATTTCCAGATTGTTTTTATTTGAAGAAATTGTCGGTACTGCTAAATCAGAAAAAAAACTTCAGGGATTTGCAGATGAATTTTTAAATACAAAATTTCCGGGAGACCACAACGAAGCAATGATGGAGCTGGGTTCGTCTATTTGTAATAAAGTTCCAAATTGTGAAATCTGCCCACTATCTTCAGTTTGTATAGCCAGAAAATATTTCAAAGAAAAAAAAATTCCTATCTTTCAAAATAAAAGAAAAAAAATTCCGATAGAATTGCATTTTTTATTATTGAAAAAAAATGAGAAAGCTCTAATGGTAAAGTATAGAAATAGACGTTTCTTTAAAACCATATTTACTCCACCTTTTGTGATCATAGGTGAGAAACTCCCAGCTGAATACAGAAATGAAAAATGGATAGAAGAAATTTTCCTTTCTAAAAAAAGAATAGAATACCCTTCTTTTAGAAGTCACTCTATCACTCACCACAATATTAAACTAAAGGTTTCTAAAATAGAATACGACATGGGCTATGATAATGATTGTGAAGTAAAGTGGTGCAAGCTAAATCAATTGGAACAAAACTTTCATTCATCTATCGCAAGTAAGCTAATGAAAATAATTTCAGACTAA
- a CDS encoding DUF4401 domain-containing protein produces MIFGGNILSRKETLLKIQEIGLLNSQESADNILIKQNQKNESPWFIRVFIGISAWLSTGLSLIFLFSVKAISGNGSLLLGILFLVFSILLTVYNKKNDFLEQLSLVFNFCGQIFIAIGLHSFHFKYLDTLSTFVFLEIVLFILLQDEFQKILSASSVPILLAIIFIELHLEILVHVLILFQASCIVFLFEKEEYILSKKYWLLFEKSLRYSMILSFLSLMGLIFIIRDRGLSISHWYISGVGITICVLYLGWSLIHPDKKIFPINTKSSIGIFFVIVLGFVSAFAPGIPASILILIIALSKKNLSLFGVGVLFLVAFLFGYYYNLNLTLLMKSVALMISGIFLLLFRFLFLKIYSEEMIL; encoded by the coding sequence ATGATTTTTGGTGGAAATATTCTTTCCAGAAAAGAGACCTTACTCAAGATTCAGGAAATTGGTTTACTCAATTCACAAGAAAGTGCAGATAATATTTTGATAAAACAAAATCAAAAAAATGAATCACCTTGGTTTATTCGAGTATTTATTGGAATCAGTGCTTGGCTAAGTACTGGTTTATCTTTGATTTTTTTATTTTCAGTTAAGGCAATCTCAGGGAACGGCTCTTTACTTTTAGGAATTCTTTTTCTTGTTTTTTCTATTCTATTGACTGTGTATAATAAAAAAAATGATTTTTTAGAACAACTTTCTTTAGTCTTCAATTTTTGCGGACAGATATTTATAGCTATTGGGTTACACTCGTTTCACTTTAAATATTTAGATACTCTTTCTACTTTTGTATTTTTAGAGATCGTACTTTTTATTCTTCTGCAAGATGAATTTCAGAAGATTCTTTCTGCGAGTTCTGTTCCCATTCTGCTTGCGATTATATTCATAGAATTACATTTAGAAATTTTGGTTCATGTATTGATTTTATTTCAAGCGAGTTGTATCGTGTTTCTCTTTGAAAAAGAAGAATATATTTTATCGAAGAAATATTGGCTTTTATTTGAGAAGTCTTTGCGATATTCAATGATTCTATCTTTTTTAAGTCTAATGGGTTTGATTTTTATAATTCGTGATCGCGGGCTTTCTATTTCACATTGGTATATTTCTGGGGTAGGCATTACTATCTGTGTCCTTTATTTGGGTTGGAGTTTGATTCACCCTGATAAGAAAATATTTCCTATTAATACAAAATCATCAATAGGAATATTTTTTGTAATTGTATTAGGATTTGTTTCAGCATTTGCACCCGGAATACCAGCTTCAATTTTAATTTTAATAATCGCACTTTCAAAAAAGAATTTATCTCTTTTTGGAGTTGGAGTATTATTTTTAGTTGCGTTCTTATTCGGATATTACTATAATTTGAATCTTACTTTATTGATGAAGTCTGTAGCTCTAATGATTTCGGGAATTTTTCTATTGTTATTTCGATTTCTATTTTTAAAAATTTATTCGGAAGAAATGATTTTATGA
- a CDS encoding amidohydrolase family protein gives MLIDFHVHYFPKPIFKAIWKYFETHTNGLWKINYKFSRQEISNALNENGVKRFTTLVYAHKAGIAMDLNRYICEESGKNSSMIPFGTIYAGDGNVEETAKKIFEDWKFSGIKLHPFVSKENLDDERFFPVYEMMEDKGKVLVCHPGSGPVYTQFDGANRLRTVLERFPRLKTVIAHCGAFEYGDYNKICDDFENVYFDTAMNCVHTIVFEHNCPGKEFFIKYQDRILFGSDFPNIPYDYVEQSKGINKFQLGSEIENKIKFLNAAKLLGIEKDFLS, from the coding sequence ATGCTAATAGACTTTCATGTTCATTATTTTCCAAAACCAATATTTAAGGCGATTTGGAAGTATTTTGAAACTCACACTAACGGGCTTTGGAAAATTAATTACAAATTTTCGCGGCAAGAAATTTCTAACGCTTTGAATGAGAATGGAGTAAAAAGATTCACTACTTTAGTTTATGCTCATAAAGCAGGAATTGCAATGGATTTGAATCGATACATTTGCGAAGAGTCCGGTAAGAATTCATCTATGATTCCATTCGGAACAATATACGCTGGTGACGGAAATGTAGAAGAAACTGCAAAAAAGATTTTTGAAGACTGGAAATTTTCTGGTATAAAGCTACACCCGTTTGTGTCCAAAGAAAACTTGGACGATGAAAGATTTTTTCCTGTATATGAGATGATGGAGGACAAGGGTAAGGTATTAGTATGTCATCCGGGATCTGGTCCGGTTTACACCCAGTTTGATGGTGCAAATAGACTTAGAACAGTCTTGGAGAGATTCCCAAGACTAAAAACAGTAATTGCCCATTGTGGTGCTTTTGAATACGGAGACTACAACAAGATTTGTGATGATTTTGAAAATGTATATTTTGATACAGCGATGAATTGTGTGCATACTATTGTTTTTGAACACAATTGTCCAGGAAAAGAATTTTTCATAAAGTACCAAGATCGAATTTTATTTGGATCGGATTTTCCAAATATTCCTTATGATTACGTTGAGCAATCCAAAGGAATTAATAAATTTCAGTTAGGAAGCGAGATAGAAAATAAAATAAAATTTTTGAATGCGGCAAAACTATTGGGAATAGAAAAGGATTTTCTTTCATAA
- a CDS encoding GIY-YIG nuclease family protein, with protein MYILQCADGSFYTGSTKELNLRIERHKNGEGANFTAENSPVKLVYYEILLW; from the coding sequence ATGTATATTCTTCAATGTGCAGATGGAAGTTTTTATACTGGAAGCACGAAGGAATTAAATTTAAGAATTGAACGACATAAGAACGGAGAAGGTGCAAATTTTACAGCAGAGAATTCACCAGTCAAGTTAGTTTACTATGAAATATTACTTTGGTGA
- a CDS encoding GDYXXLXY domain-containing protein produces MKTRIFIVLNAVIFFAIANFFIFQKEKILKEGDTVILALAPLDPRSLIQGDYLEIRYAIFSQFKSKNGFSDGYIFVKKDDRGIFQFSKITDLNGRAEAAEIKIRFRERSYSVRIGAESYLFQEGEAQKYEKAKYGMLKISGEGEAMLIALLDEKLKLIQ; encoded by the coding sequence ATGAAAACTCGTATTTTTATTGTATTGAACGCAGTAATTTTTTTTGCCATAGCAAATTTTTTTATTTTTCAAAAAGAGAAAATTCTAAAAGAAGGAGATACTGTAATACTCGCACTTGCACCTCTTGATCCTCGGTCTTTAATACAAGGAGATTATTTGGAAATACGTTATGCGATTTTCTCTCAGTTCAAAAGTAAAAATGGATTTTCAGATGGTTATATTTTTGTAAAAAAAGACGATAGGGGTATTTTTCAATTTTCAAAAATAACTGACTTAAACGGAAGAGCTGAAGCAGCAGAAATAAAAATTCGTTTCAGAGAAAGAAGCTATTCTGTGAGGATTGGAGCCGAATCATACTTGTTTCAAGAAGGTGAAGCTCAAAAATACGAAAAAGCAAAATATGGAATGCTAAAAATTTCTGGAGAAGGGGAGGCTATGCTAATCGCTCTCTTGGATGAAAAATTAAAACTGATTCAGTAA